A segment of the Raphanus sativus cultivar WK10039 unplaced genomic scaffold, ASM80110v3 Scaffold1804, whole genome shotgun sequence genome:
aaaaaaatatttataattttaattttacttttcagaattttcttgaatttttaagattttttggaatttttttaaaaagaatttagatttttctagatttgtttgatactcaataaaacaaaacatgttatgaatattcttaaaagtgacaGTAGTCTAGTGGCAAGAAGCCTCGTCATTTGGCCGTGAGTTCTCAGGTTCGACCCACacgaacaacatatttttgataataaaagtaggtaaaacgacgtcgtttcattccatctcaaaacgacgtcgttttacttaacgACTGATTAACCACCATTTTAACTGTTAGTTAACGGTGCCTTAATCTGGTCGGTCAATCAAAGATTcttaataaactgataaaagtcaacaaaagttcagACTTTTTTTGGTTAGTCTCGAGTCTATGTTTCTTTTGGTCATTCTCGCcatgttcagtgttttttttgtCGAATTCCCaatcaactttttaaaaagaaagatcaatTAAATTAATTCTTTCGCAAGTCCGAATAGAATTGTATTGACAATGAAATGGATCTGTTGTTAACATATCCGTATCAGGCTCATATGATAAGGACACGTGTTGGTGCTACTAGTTATGGCCGTTAGTACTATTCGTATAGGCTGCTCCAAAATTAATGTCAGAGACGAAGCCCAATTCAGTAAAGAAGATTTATCCCATATAAATGTCtcaaaaaatcaacaaaataataataaaatatactagtatacttttgttttatataatactccctctattttttaaagatccatgttctaggaaaaaaatttgttttaaaaagatacattttttactttttcaatgtattatttaatgaaaatctgttaacttcaagaaaattaattgtgtttattggatttttattggttaaaaattatggaaaattgttattcacaaaaatcaatgcatttttaatgtgatttcttaatatatgtgaaaagtctagaatatgtatctttaaaaaacagagggaatacTTATTTTTTGTAGAATTGATGTGAGAAATGCTAAAACGGCTATGTTGGAACATGGAAGTAAATGAGAGTGAACAAAGGAGTGAGGACTTCATTAATAGCAAGGTCTCTAGACTCTAGGAGTCACGTTTGATGGCAGGTAGGAGTTTGATGATAATGAGTTACATATATTGATACAGACAGTGCcgtcttaaatttttttcttgccttaggcaaaatataaaataaagaccattttataaaaaaattcaacttttatttattgtacttctgtaaattaaaacaaaaaaattgtggtattcaaattttttttttgaaaaatgagtTTCTGTGTGTAAATTAGGTTTTGTTAATGAAAAAATGAGAAAAGTGAAAggtaattttttattgtttttattgtatttcAGTTAGGTTTAGTTAATCATAGAcctattaattataattttaccaactaattgataatttaacaaataaaatagacctttttaataagtaaaattaacactaaaaaaatttagaccCATGGACCCATGGCAATTGCCCATGTTGCCATGGGTTAGAGCCGGGCCTGGATACAGATATGTGTAGTGTGCATGCCAGTGTTTTGCCAGAATATGAATTCTTAAAAATAAAGCGAAACAGTATGaagatttcaaaaattaattgaTAAGGATCAAAGAATGTGAAAGCCTTTTGAGAAGTAaagaatgaataaaaaataaggaTGAATCATGTGAATCTAACACtatttcatttaaaatgttACAGTCACTCTCGTATATATCTTCAACTCTACACTTCATCGTATCTTTCATAACATTTTCAAAAGAGTTTTTATATGAGCAAAACCTAAATCATTAGAAAATGAAATCAGTATCTTTGTtcgtgtttcttcttcttcatctcttgcTTAGTAGTAATAGCTTCCGAGTGGACCTCTTCAACGGTGAGTATTATTTGGAATAACATGATTCAATCTTAGAGAATGAAAACTATAATGTTATATTACATCTTGTCTTTCATTGTGTGTTTGTTTAATAACGTTGCCGAGCGATTGTTTGGTTGTAGATGTGGCAAGCGGATCAAGCATACCGGACTGCTCGCACGCGTGTGGACCATGTAGTCCGTGCAAGCTCGTTGTGGTTACTTCCACGTGCTCCGCCTCCGAGGCTTGCCCTGTCGTATACAAGTGCTTGTGCAAAGGCAAATTCTATCACGTGCCTTCCAACGCCTAAACCCCTCCCTCCTTCCCTCACGTCACGTGACCGCTTTGTTTAACAATTTTTAAGACCGTTTAAGC
Coding sequences within it:
- the LOC108826595 gene encoding EPIDERMAL PATTERNING FACTOR-like protein 7; amino-acid sequence: MKSVSLFVFLLLHLLLSSNSFRVDLFNDVASGSSIPDCSHACGPCSPCKLVVVTSTCSASEACPVVYKCLCKGKFYHVPSNA